The Streptomyces sp. Mut1 genome window below encodes:
- a CDS encoding ATP-dependent helicase, whose protein sequence is MTPLLSSEHRLTPEQQAVVDQPWDARVLVTAGAGAGKTYTLVRRLDVLVEREELEAGEILVLSFSRAAVRELTERIERHAVAAQRIRVQTFDGWASALLHRAYPDVDWGTYSFDGRIEAATEALDKGAVEGGEYVPAHVMIDEVQDLIGVRREMVEALLDRFQENSGFTVVGDSAQSVYGFQVSDPDQRAEETDRFLEWVRATFGEDLVEIHLGDNFRARSDTARMALPHGSELQHLPRDRTAARGEAERIHGDLRALLLSTPNFGSLDDPFVLAALRDSPDSTAILTRDNGQALSLSGTLATAGVPHTLQRSARERSAPVWIAELLASTGTTALTRERFEDLLVGLPVPVGSAPEALWRSVRKVARGRGRGTLDVVALHRALAEGGLPDELTAAQPSSLVVSTMHRAKGLEFDRVLIVEPRVLKEPAPVRKKKYDYDPSAEARLLYVAMTRARDDLYVLDAPPSWLVRKDKRVDRWYLGGRSTWARNGIELIGADVSHEQPPGTEGLRQNAEELRRHLMADVHAGVEAELVLLHGIPVAADQSPPYAVVVGGRRIAVVSERFRTDLHRLLRRTSHSEVDRWPPLITGLRVECVESVAGSPAATEAAGLGTHGAWVAPRLCGLGRFHWYTDGPEVNTG, encoded by the coding sequence GTGACTCCTCTCCTTTCCTCCGAGCATCGGCTCACACCCGAGCAGCAAGCCGTGGTGGACCAGCCCTGGGACGCCCGCGTCCTGGTCACGGCCGGAGCCGGCGCCGGGAAGACGTACACCCTGGTCCGACGGCTCGACGTGTTGGTGGAACGCGAGGAACTGGAAGCCGGAGAGATCCTGGTCCTCAGTTTTTCCCGCGCCGCCGTTCGCGAACTCACCGAGCGGATCGAGCGACACGCCGTCGCCGCGCAGCGCATCCGTGTGCAGACCTTCGACGGCTGGGCCTCTGCCCTGCTGCACCGCGCCTACCCTGACGTGGACTGGGGGACGTACTCCTTCGACGGCCGTATCGAGGCAGCCACCGAGGCCCTCGACAAGGGAGCCGTCGAGGGCGGCGAGTACGTCCCGGCCCATGTGATGATCGACGAGGTCCAAGACCTCATCGGCGTCCGTCGGGAAATGGTCGAGGCGTTGCTCGACCGCTTCCAGGAGAACAGCGGGTTCACCGTGGTGGGGGACTCCGCCCAGTCCGTGTACGGGTTCCAGGTGTCCGATCCGGATCAACGAGCGGAGGAGACCGACCGCTTCCTGGAGTGGGTGCGTGCCACGTTCGGTGAGGACCTGGTGGAAATCCATCTCGGCGACAACTTCCGTGCCCGAAGCGACACGGCACGGATGGCCCTGCCCCACGGCTCCGAGTTGCAGCACCTGCCTCGGGACCGGACCGCCGCCCGGGGCGAGGCGGAGCGCATCCACGGCGACCTGCGCGCGCTGCTCCTGTCGACACCGAACTTCGGAAGCCTGGACGACCCGTTCGTGTTGGCAGCCCTGCGGGACTCTCCCGACTCGACCGCCATCCTGACCCGCGACAACGGCCAGGCGTTGTCGTTGTCCGGCACTCTGGCCACAGCCGGCGTTCCCCACACACTGCAGCGTTCGGCCCGCGAGCGCTCGGCCCCTGTCTGGATCGCCGAACTACTCGCCTCGACCGGCACCACCGCTCTCACTCGGGAGCGCTTCGAGGATTTGCTGGTCGGCCTGCCCGTTCCCGTGGGTAGCGCGCCGGAGGCGCTGTGGCGATCGGTCCGGAAGGTGGCACGTGGTCGCGGCCGCGGAACCCTTGACGTCGTCGCGCTGCACCGGGCGCTCGCCGAAGGTGGACTTCCTGATGAGCTGACCGCCGCCCAGCCGTCCTCACTCGTGGTCTCGACCATGCACCGGGCCAAGGGCCTGGAGTTCGATCGGGTTCTGATCGTGGAGCCACGAGTATTGAAGGAGCCGGCCCCGGTCCGGAAGAAGAAGTACGACTACGACCCGTCTGCGGAGGCCCGGCTGCTGTATGTGGCCATGACACGGGCACGGGACGATCTCTACGTCTTGGACGCACCCCCCTCGTGGCTCGTCCGGAAGGACAAGCGGGTCGACCGCTGGTATCTGGGCGGTCGCAGCACGTGGGCCCGGAACGGAATCGAACTGATCGGTGCGGACGTGTCCCACGAGCAACCCCCAGGTACGGAGGGGTTGCGACAGAACGCCGAGGAGCTCCGGCGTCATCTCATGGCCGATGTCCACGCCGGCGTCGAAGCCGAGCTGGTCCTGCTGCATGGCATTCCCGTCGCCGCCGACCAGTCGCCGCCGTACGCGGTAGTGGTCGGCGGGCGGCGGATCGCGGTGGTGTCCGAACGGTTCCGCACAGACCTGCACCGGTTGCTTCGCCGTACCTCCCACTCCGAGGTGGATCGGTGGCCGCCGCTGATCACCGGCCTCAGGGTCGAGTGTGTGGAGAGTGTCGCCGGCAGCCCCGCCGCGACCGAGGCCGCGGGCCTGGGTACGCACGGCGCCTGGGTCGCCCCGCGTCTGTGCGGCCTGGGACGCTTCCACTGGTACACGGACGGACCTGAGGTGAACACAGGATGA
- a CDS encoding DEAD/DEAH box helicase, with amino-acid sequence MPDRQLADRSLPPVIDTVMRQSATVLKTYQVDPGLIQEHANGERRITQGGYGERQLYELVQNAADEIAAEPGGKLHVVLTDTHLYCANVGAPVTPEGAETILRMGVSRKRGGQIGRFGVGVKSVLSVSDSPQFFSGNGAFGFGFDKHWSAAEIAQALGRQGDLDMDTPVLRMARPLDVEQERADDDTLSKLLNWATTVVRLPLVPGAAERLARDIVGHRGRNGRETEAFPSHFQLFSPHVGELFLHDRRSMPQVRREISIEHKGTYRTLKEVASGTKQTTEQWKVFSASYSPTGEAEESAGELHGRPVLEVSWAMPEYTVRNGLYTVPVGKGAFWAFFPTKYEVSLTGILNAPWKTNEDRQHLLDGSPFNRELLEVAARLVVDTLPSLVPAEDPAAYLPLLPGRTKEKLNWADEYLLRRVWEYAAESPSLPDQNGVLQRPRELFITPPNLDKDWVRIWAEYDGRPLGWLHPSVDASDTTVRRGKMNHILDQAGKTPESVKDWLEALVSDGSAEASTHAIEILSLMVLKDQAGRLRGDSETTAAARRAKIVLTEEHGMVAPVAGEIFHRTSADALRDDMVYVHPSISERPEMSRHLHNIGIRVADAQGRFEGVLDQGFAGYDTDAWTNFWVLLRSAGGSAQTERIRTKVPKPSGTLRVRTLDGRYRPMRDCLLPGPVVPADGSRDNSVTVDMGFHDSDKSVFRDFGLFDRPTGGHLPQGETWFEEYRQAVHEQHLRSLPSTAPRPNISRLVVEGAAPLGPLHLLPVLSDEGRAAFVSALPPSDISQHWQMRYGTNANTRTPVVSPLRWMISKHGLVRTSMGLTRVFEAVGPQLKSFDSVLPVAEISDETARRLGMPTTTDDVPARRWGKLLDLLLKSEDDAFIGHAYALLHRVGFEFPEDVPTRCRVGASWEGRPDNEIAVATSAPEFNELVREKLPALLVAEKADAASAKAMIEDWGMLKVSDVISREIDAVKIGRASSLLEEFPTVKARLGQAGSNYKIQRCSELAHVMRTPMGSKQKPLEFARKAQTLYVLDSLDRLQVLRAADEEFKWGFGPAGCSQALALQERQEHDQALLKRLRAVREAESVIDKIALLIGEEALRGGLPPGLMESEIHEHGSEPSPRRVAEMAFNAHGEAILRIHSHDLTLHFPTRAPTSFSGGQKALLFVTDLGFPDSFAGAQVPSLDARVEVEGPTEFPALHPYQEDLAQALLGLLKNPMPQRGMLSLPTGAGKTRVTAEGVIRWIRDRENLPGPVLWIAQTEELCEQAVQSWSFVWSKVGPEHPLVISRLWASNEATPVDGRPHLVVATDAKLDRCMAEEKYAWLRDSTSLVIVDEAHTAMSKRYTRLLEQLGLTHHRTSRHLVGLTATPYKNNAELTRLLVQRFGNRLDTGVFDGDLSVAIKSLQHIGVLAQVKHRELQGAAISLTADERAQSETFATLPKGAEQRLAEDHDRSQRIVDEIAAMPSDWPVLVFATSVAHAKLLAAKLGDRDIKAAAIDSSTPTNERRQRINDFRKGRTQVLTNYGVLTQGFDAPATRAVVVARPTYSPNVYQQMIGRGLRGPKNGGKENCLILNVRDNITNYGDDLAFTEFEYLWDEAR; translated from the coding sequence ATGCCCGACCGGCAGCTCGCCGACCGCTCGCTCCCGCCCGTGATCGACACCGTGATGCGGCAGTCCGCCACCGTCCTGAAGACCTATCAGGTCGATCCGGGGCTGATACAGGAGCACGCCAACGGCGAGCGTCGCATCACCCAGGGCGGCTACGGCGAGCGCCAGTTGTACGAACTCGTCCAGAACGCGGCGGACGAGATCGCGGCCGAGCCCGGCGGCAAGCTGCACGTGGTCCTCACTGACACCCACCTCTACTGCGCGAACGTGGGCGCCCCCGTCACGCCGGAGGGAGCCGAGACGATCCTGCGGATGGGTGTGTCCCGTAAGCGTGGCGGGCAGATCGGCCGATTCGGCGTCGGCGTCAAGTCCGTGCTCTCGGTGAGCGACTCACCCCAGTTCTTCAGTGGGAACGGTGCCTTCGGTTTCGGCTTCGACAAGCACTGGTCCGCTGCCGAGATCGCGCAGGCTCTCGGCCGGCAGGGCGATCTCGACATGGACACGCCGGTCCTGCGCATGGCCCGACCCCTCGACGTCGAGCAGGAACGTGCTGATGACGACACCCTGAGCAAGCTGCTGAATTGGGCCACCACCGTCGTCCGCCTGCCCCTGGTGCCGGGCGCCGCCGAACGCCTCGCCCGCGACATCGTCGGCCACAGGGGTCGCAACGGACGCGAGACCGAGGCCTTCCCTTCCCATTTCCAGTTGTTCTCCCCCCACGTCGGCGAACTGTTCCTGCACGACCGGCGCTCCATGCCTCAGGTCCGCCGGGAGATCTCGATCGAGCACAAGGGCACCTACCGGACGCTCAAGGAGGTGGCGAGCGGCACCAAACAGACGACGGAACAGTGGAAGGTGTTCTCGGCCTCCTACTCCCCCACCGGCGAGGCCGAGGAGAGCGCGGGCGAGCTTCACGGCCGGCCCGTGCTGGAGGTCTCCTGGGCGATGCCCGAGTACACCGTGCGTAACGGCCTGTATACCGTGCCCGTCGGTAAGGGTGCCTTCTGGGCGTTCTTCCCCACCAAGTACGAGGTGTCGCTGACCGGCATCCTCAACGCGCCGTGGAAGACGAACGAGGATCGTCAGCACCTTCTCGACGGAAGCCCCTTCAACCGCGAACTCCTAGAGGTCGCGGCGCGGTTGGTGGTTGACACCCTGCCCTCACTCGTACCCGCAGAGGATCCCGCCGCCTACCTCCCCCTGCTGCCGGGACGCACCAAGGAGAAGCTCAACTGGGCCGACGAATACCTCCTTCGCCGCGTGTGGGAGTACGCCGCCGAAAGCCCCTCGCTGCCCGACCAGAACGGGGTGCTCCAGAGGCCTCGCGAGCTCTTCATCACGCCGCCCAACCTCGACAAGGATTGGGTCCGGATCTGGGCCGAGTACGACGGCCGCCCCCTCGGCTGGCTCCACCCGTCCGTCGACGCGTCCGACACCACGGTCCGGCGCGGCAAGATGAACCACATCCTGGATCAGGCGGGGAAGACTCCCGAGAGCGTCAAGGACTGGCTCGAAGCTCTTGTCTCCGACGGCTCCGCGGAGGCCTCGACCCACGCCATCGAAATCCTCTCCCTGATGGTGCTCAAGGATCAGGCCGGCCGGCTGCGCGGCGATTCGGAGACCACTGCCGCGGCCCGCCGGGCGAAGATCGTCCTGACCGAGGAACACGGGATGGTGGCGCCCGTCGCCGGCGAGATCTTCCACCGGACCTCCGCCGACGCCCTCCGCGACGACATGGTCTACGTGCACCCGTCAATCTCCGAGCGTCCCGAGATGTCCAGGCATCTGCACAACATCGGTATCAGGGTCGCCGACGCGCAGGGGCGGTTCGAGGGCGTCCTCGACCAGGGTTTCGCCGGCTACGACACCGACGCCTGGACCAACTTCTGGGTTCTGCTCCGGAGTGCCGGTGGCAGCGCGCAGACCGAACGCATCCGTACGAAGGTGCCGAAGCCCTCGGGCACGCTGCGCGTCCGTACGCTGGACGGCCGGTACCGACCGATGCGCGACTGTCTTCTGCCGGGCCCCGTGGTACCCGCCGACGGAAGTCGGGACAACAGCGTCACCGTCGACATGGGCTTCCATGACAGCGACAAGTCCGTATTCCGCGACTTCGGGCTGTTCGACCGCCCCACCGGCGGCCACCTGCCGCAGGGTGAGACCTGGTTCGAGGAGTATCGGCAGGCTGTGCACGAACAGCATCTCCGTAGCCTGCCGAGCACGGCACCGCGCCCCAACATCTCCCGCCTCGTGGTGGAAGGCGCCGCGCCCCTGGGCCCGCTGCACCTGCTGCCGGTTCTGTCCGACGAGGGGCGCGCCGCCTTCGTGTCGGCCCTGCCTCCGTCCGACATCTCGCAGCACTGGCAGATGCGGTACGGAACCAACGCCAACACACGCACCCCTGTGGTGTCTCCGCTGCGGTGGATGATCTCCAAGCACGGCCTCGTGCGCACCTCCATGGGTCTGACCCGTGTGTTCGAGGCTGTCGGGCCCCAGCTCAAGAGTTTCGACTCCGTGCTGCCCGTCGCCGAGATCTCGGACGAAACAGCGCGGCGGCTGGGCATGCCCACGACCACCGATGACGTGCCCGCCCGGCGTTGGGGCAAGTTGTTGGACCTCCTCCTGAAGAGCGAGGACGACGCGTTCATCGGGCATGCCTACGCCCTGTTGCACCGCGTGGGATTCGAGTTCCCCGAGGACGTGCCCACCCGATGCCGCGTGGGGGCCTCCTGGGAAGGACGCCCGGACAACGAGATCGCCGTGGCGACGAGTGCCCCGGAGTTCAACGAACTCGTCCGCGAGAAGCTCCCCGCGCTCCTGGTCGCCGAGAAGGCCGATGCGGCCTCCGCCAAGGCGATGATCGAGGACTGGGGCATGCTCAAGGTCTCCGACGTCATCAGCCGTGAGATCGACGCCGTGAAGATCGGGCGGGCCTCTTCCCTCCTCGAGGAGTTCCCCACGGTCAAGGCCCGCCTCGGCCAGGCAGGCAGCAACTACAAGATCCAGCGCTGTTCCGAACTCGCTCACGTCATGCGGACCCCCATGGGGAGCAAGCAGAAGCCCCTCGAATTCGCGAGAAAGGCCCAGACCCTCTACGTACTGGACTCGCTCGACCGTCTCCAGGTGCTCCGGGCCGCCGACGAGGAGTTCAAGTGGGGCTTCGGACCCGCGGGCTGCAGCCAGGCACTCGCCCTCCAGGAGAGGCAGGAGCACGACCAGGCTCTCCTCAAGCGGTTGCGCGCCGTGCGGGAGGCCGAGAGCGTCATTGACAAGATCGCTCTGCTCATCGGTGAGGAAGCCCTGCGTGGCGGGCTTCCGCCCGGGCTGATGGAGAGCGAGATCCATGAGCACGGAAGCGAACCCAGCCCTCGGCGCGTCGCCGAGATGGCATTCAACGCACACGGCGAGGCGATTCTGCGGATCCACTCGCACGATCTCACGCTGCATTTCCCCACCCGGGCACCCACGTCCTTCAGCGGTGGCCAGAAGGCCTTGCTCTTCGTCACCGACCTCGGCTTTCCGGACTCCTTCGCCGGCGCCCAGGTGCCCTCCCTGGATGCTCGCGTGGAGGTCGAAGGCCCGACCGAGTTCCCCGCACTGCACCCGTACCAGGAGGACCTCGCTCAGGCACTGTTGGGTCTGCTGAAGAACCCGATGCCCCAGCGCGGCATGCTCAGCCTGCCGACGGGGGCCGGTAAGACGCGTGTCACGGCGGAAGGCGTGATCCGCTGGATCCGGGACCGCGAGAATCTTCCGGGCCCGGTCCTGTGGATCGCTCAGACGGAAGAACTGTGTGAGCAGGCCGTGCAGAGTTGGAGCTTCGTCTGGTCGAAGGTGGGCCCGGAGCACCCTCTCGTCATCAGCCGTTTGTGGGCGTCCAACGAGGCCACACCGGTCGACGGGCGTCCGCATCTGGTCGTCGCGACCGACGCGAAATTGGACCGCTGCATGGCGGAGGAGAAGTACGCCTGGTTGCGGGACTCCACCTCGCTCGTCATCGTCGACGAGGCACACACCGCGATGTCCAAGCGCTACACACGTCTTCTCGAACAGCTCGGCCTCACGCACCACCGGACCAGCCGTCACCTGGTCGGTCTGACCGCGACCCCGTACAAGAACAACGCGGAGCTGACCCGGCTCCTGGTCCAGCGGTTCGGCAACCGCCTGGACACCGGGGTCTTCGACGGAGATCTGTCGGTCGCCATCAAATCCTTGCAGCACATCGGCGTACTGGCCCAGGTGAAGCACCGAGAGCTGCAGGGCGCCGCGATCTCCCTGACAGCCGACGAGCGTGCGCAGTCCGAGACGTTCGCCACCTTGCCCAAGGGTGCGGAACAACGACTTGCGGAGGATCACGACCGCAGTCAGCGCATCGTCGACGAGATCGCCGCCATGCCTTCCGACTGGCCGGTTCTGGTGTTCGCCACCTCCGTCGCCCACGCCAAACTGCTCGCCGCCAAGCTGGGTGACAGAGACATCAAGGCCGCGGCCATCGACTCGAGCACACCCACCAACGAACGCCGCCAACGGATCAACGACTTCCGCAAGGGCAGGACCCAGGTACTCACGAACTACGGTGTGCTGACCCAGGGCTTCGACGCCCCGGCCACCCGTGCGGTGGTGGTCGCCCGCCCGACCTACAGCCCCAACGTCTACCAGCAGATGATCGGACGTGGTCTGCGTGGCCCGAAGAACGGCGGCAAGGAAAACTGCCTGATCCTGAACGTGCGGGACAACATCACCAACTACGGCGACGACCTCGCGTTCACCGAATTCGAGTACCTGTGGGACGAGGCCCGGTGA